The proteins below come from a single Gammaproteobacteria bacterium genomic window:
- a CDS encoding amidohydrolase family protein, with protein MRVSISILALFLTGSVWAETVIHAGKLFDSTAGKVIDGATIVVDGERILSVQPGYAGEPDIDLTGSFVMPGWIDMHVHIASQQSPSRFVETFTLEPADSALRAVPYAERTLMAGFTTVRDLGTRHGLAQSIRRAIAEGRIVGPRIFTSGKSLASTGGHADPSNGVNRELRGDPGPEEGVVNGVDDAYKAVRARYKEGADLIKITATGGVLSQARSGLNPQFTEEEIAAIVTAAADYGYRVAAHAHGNEGMRRAVAAGVHSIEHGTYMSDEVMELMKEKGAWYVPTIMAGRFVAEKSAVEGYFSDVVRPKAAAIGPVIAATFARAYRAGVPIAFGTDSGVSPHGDNWKEFIYMVEAGMPAVEAIVSATRNAAVLLNEWDDLGSISPGKFADIVAVPGDPREDPEEFGRVHFVMKAGQVFSQ; from the coding sequence ATGAGAGTCTCGATATCGATATTGGCGCTGTTCCTGACCGGCAGCGTCTGGGCGGAGACGGTCATTCACGCCGGCAAGCTGTTTGACTCCACCGCCGGCAAAGTCATCGACGGCGCAACCATCGTCGTGGACGGCGAACGGATCCTGTCCGTGCAGCCTGGCTACGCGGGCGAACCCGATATCGACCTGACCGGCTCCTTCGTCATGCCCGGCTGGATCGACATGCACGTGCACATCGCAAGCCAGCAGAGCCCCAGCCGGTTCGTCGAAACCTTTACTCTGGAACCGGCGGACTCGGCATTGCGGGCGGTTCCCTATGCGGAGCGAACACTGATGGCGGGATTCACGACCGTTCGTGACCTCGGCACGCGGCACGGCCTTGCCCAGTCGATCCGCCGGGCGATCGCCGAAGGCCGTATCGTCGGCCCCCGGATCTTTACGTCCGGCAAGAGTCTCGCCTCCACCGGCGGACACGCCGATCCCAGCAACGGCGTCAACCGCGAATTGCGCGGCGACCCGGGTCCGGAGGAAGGCGTCGTCAACGGCGTGGATGATGCCTACAAGGCCGTGCGGGCGCGCTACAAGGAGGGAGCGGACCTGATCAAGATCACGGCCACCGGCGGCGTGCTCAGCCAGGCCAGGAGCGGCTTGAACCCGCAATTCACGGAGGAAGAAATCGCCGCGATCGTCACGGCCGCCGCGGACTACGGGTATCGGGTCGCAGCGCACGCCCACGGCAACGAAGGCATGCGGCGGGCGGTGGCGGCCGGTGTGCATTCGATCGAGCATGGCACCTACATGTCCGACGAAGTCATGGAATTGATGAAGGAGAAAGGCGCCTGGTATGTGCCCACCATCATGGCCGGCAGGTTCGTGGCCGAGAAGTCCGCGGTCGAGGGTTATTTCTCCGACGTCGTGCGTCCCAAGGCCGCGGCGATCGGCCCCGTCATTGCGGCCACCTTCGCCAGGGCGTACCGCGCCGGCGTCCCGATCGCGTTCGGCACCGACAGCGGCGTGTCTCCCCACGGAGACAACTGGAAGGAATTCATCTATATGGTGGAAGCGGGCATGCCGGCCGTGGAGGCGATCGTAAGCGCGACCCGGAACGCCGCCGTGCTCTTGAATGAATGGGACGATCTGGGCTCCATTTCACCGGGCAAGTTCGCGGACATCGTCGCGGTGCCCGGCGACCCCCGCGAAGACCCCGAGGAGTTCGGGCGGGTGCACTTCGTGATGAAGGCCGGACAGGTCTTCAGTCAATAA
- a CDS encoding efflux RND transporter permease subunit, with the protein MNQAAHTPGTPGAEGNNPFHDIIAFFARNTVAGNLLMLLLLGGGLFAASNLEIEDYPDLDSRQISITVPFPGSSPAEVEESVNRRLEENLIAVEGVRRVTSTATEGLGTVTVQLEPFADPVTVLDDVMSAVDRIEGFPPLNAEQPEIVLTKAHRIIMTVAVTSTALSRTELRAAAERVQEDLLALPSLSMVSLFGAADREISIVVSEEQLRRNNLTISELARAIRESSLNVSSGELRTDAGGLILRTDQKRMVGEDFLDVVLIANIDGTIVRLRDVATVIDGFADVDVDGEVDGVPAMFLNIRAADIHDMTQLASEARNLIENYEPPAGASVFVWDDNTALTGAQFRTVIGAGLLGFALVFLFLSLVFDFRIAVWVAIGVPTSMLGALLFFPAFGLTLNVVTLFTLLLAVGIVVDDAVVVGESIATQRENGLRGTRAAIAGANAVVAPVTVGVLTTMIAFVPLAFTFGPTGQMLNTMPLIIVLVLSVSLIEAFLILPAHLSHSAPWSRPPLTGIQVSVRKRLNNLRDRWVVGAIASAVRRPYLTIVTSVVLVIGVALVAMAGTQWMFLRTADANRIQADIVFPTGTPYETTWAAAEQLIEAAHATNRQAGDDPVTTVAAVVGHHFGAYRIQGSKKSTYGTHLASVTMHIRDESQRSLRPADLETMWRLNAGQVRGVESIRYNTALIPNDAEIQYALVHPDEDTVVAATNDLRGAFGNIPALFQVEDSLGESKRQFDLELTEAGIAAGLSPAGLAMQLRNRFYGAEVQRIQRGREEIRVMARYPQERRRSVRELLDERILRPGGAQIPLSAVARIIETRDFSTLTRIDGVRAATVSGRVDRRLSSPNAVMSEIEDDVAPRLSGRYEGLRVVRQGRGEGQSEVNRILRFTVPLALLFMYFLMAVQLRSYWQPALVLAGLPFAIAGGLLAHVVLGYDLSITSVFGMVAVGGVVVNDTLVLMDRYNRIRAESAATPAIAAVSAAARQRFRAIFLTTITTIVGLMPVIYGKSEVTQGLLPMVVSMAGGLIAAGAALLFFVPALVLIVDGTREAILGPGQSASSGGEVGPGLTA; encoded by the coding sequence GTGAATCAGGCGGCGCACACGCCGGGCACTCCCGGCGCCGAGGGCAATAACCCCTTCCACGACATCATCGCCTTTTTCGCGCGAAATACCGTAGCGGGCAACCTGCTGATGCTGCTGCTTCTGGGCGGTGGGCTTTTCGCCGCTTCGAATCTCGAAATCGAGGACTATCCGGACCTGGATTCGCGTCAGATCTCCATAACGGTCCCGTTCCCTGGCAGTTCGCCCGCCGAAGTCGAGGAAAGCGTCAACCGCCGGCTGGAGGAAAACCTGATCGCCGTCGAAGGGGTGAGGCGGGTTACGTCCACGGCCACCGAGGGGCTGGGAACCGTCACCGTCCAACTGGAACCGTTTGCGGACCCGGTTACCGTCCTCGACGACGTCATGTCGGCGGTCGATCGCATCGAAGGATTCCCGCCACTCAACGCCGAGCAACCGGAAATCGTGTTGACCAAGGCGCACCGGATCATCATGACCGTTGCCGTAACCTCGACGGCTCTCAGCAGGACGGAACTGCGGGCCGCCGCCGAGCGGGTGCAGGAAGACCTGCTGGCGCTGCCGTCGCTGTCCATGGTTTCCCTGTTCGGGGCGGCGGACCGGGAAATCTCGATCGTCGTCAGCGAGGAGCAGCTGCGGCGCAACAACCTGACCATTTCCGAGCTGGCGCGGGCGATTCGCGAGTCCTCGCTCAACGTGTCCTCGGGAGAGCTGCGTACGGATGCGGGCGGACTGATCCTGCGCACCGACCAGAAACGCATGGTGGGCGAGGACTTCCTGGACGTCGTGCTGATTGCAAACATCGACGGCACGATCGTGAGGCTGCGGGACGTGGCGACAGTCATCGACGGCTTCGCCGACGTGGACGTGGACGGGGAAGTGGACGGCGTTCCGGCGATGTTCCTGAACATCCGCGCCGCGGACATTCACGACATGACGCAACTCGCATCCGAAGCGAGGAATCTGATCGAGAACTACGAGCCGCCCGCAGGCGCCAGCGTATTCGTCTGGGATGACAACACGGCGCTTACCGGGGCGCAGTTCCGTACGGTGATCGGCGCCGGCCTTCTCGGCTTTGCACTGGTATTCCTGTTCCTTTCACTGGTCTTCGACTTTCGGATCGCCGTCTGGGTAGCCATCGGCGTCCCCACTTCGATGCTGGGCGCGCTGCTGTTCTTCCCGGCCTTCGGGCTGACGCTGAACGTGGTCACGCTATTCACGCTGCTGCTCGCGGTCGGCATCGTCGTGGACGATGCGGTGGTTGTGGGCGAGAGCATCGCGACGCAGCGGGAAAACGGCCTCCGGGGGACCCGGGCGGCGATTGCGGGGGCGAACGCGGTCGTGGCGCCGGTCACGGTGGGCGTGCTCACGACAATGATCGCCTTCGTTCCGCTCGCATTCACGTTTGGCCCGACCGGGCAAATGCTCAACACGATGCCGTTGATCATCGTGCTCGTGCTCTCCGTTTCACTGATCGAGGCGTTCCTGATTCTGCCTGCGCACCTGTCGCACAGCGCTCCATGGAGCAGGCCGCCACTGACCGGCATACAGGTCAGCGTGCGAAAACGCCTGAACAACCTGCGCGACCGATGGGTCGTGGGCGCGATCGCTTCGGCCGTGCGCCGCCCCTACCTCACCATAGTCACCAGCGTCGTGCTGGTCATTGGAGTGGCGCTTGTGGCCATGGCGGGAACGCAGTGGATGTTCCTGCGCACGGCGGACGCGAATCGCATTCAGGCGGACATTGTGTTTCCCACCGGAACGCCATACGAGACCACGTGGGCCGCCGCGGAGCAATTGATCGAGGCCGCCCATGCGACCAACAGGCAGGCCGGCGACGATCCGGTCACCACGGTTGCAGCGGTAGTCGGACATCACTTCGGCGCCTACCGGATCCAGGGTTCGAAGAAATCGACCTACGGGACCCACCTGGCTTCCGTGACCATGCACATCAGGGACGAATCGCAGCGGTCGCTGAGGCCGGCCGATCTCGAGACGATGTGGCGCCTCAATGCCGGACAGGTCCGGGGGGTGGAGAGCATCCGCTACAACACGGCGCTGATCCCCAACGACGCCGAGATCCAGTATGCGCTCGTGCATCCGGATGAAGACACCGTTGTAGCGGCGACGAACGATCTGAGGGGCGCGTTCGGCAATATACCCGCACTCTTCCAGGTCGAGGATTCGCTGGGCGAGAGCAAGCGGCAGTTCGACCTGGAATTGACCGAGGCCGGCATCGCCGCCGGCCTGTCGCCCGCCGGACTGGCCATGCAGCTCAGGAACCGTTTCTACGGCGCCGAGGTGCAGCGCATTCAGCGCGGCCGCGAAGAAATCAGGGTCATGGCGCGCTATCCGCAGGAGCGCCGCCGCAGCGTCCGTGAATTGCTGGACGAACGCATATTGCGGCCCGGCGGCGCGCAGATTCCCCTGTCCGCCGTCGCCCGGATCATTGAGACCCGCGATTTTTCGACCCTCACGAGGATCGACGGCGTGCGCGCGGCGACGGTAAGCGGCCGCGTCGATCGCCGATTGTCCTCGCCCAACGCCGTCATGTCGGAAATCGAGGACGACGTGGCTCCCCGTTTGTCAGGCAGGTATGAGGGCCTGAGGGTCGTCCGTCAGGGGCGGGGTGAAGGGCAATCGGAGGTCAACAGGATTCTGCGCTTCACGGTCCCGCTGGCGCTGCTGTTCATGTACTTTCTTATGGCGGTGCAGCTGCGCAGCTACTGGCAGCCCGCGCTGGTGCTGGCCGGTCTGCCGTTCGCCATTGCCGGCGGCCTGCTAGCTCACGTGGTGCTCGGCTACGATCTGTCGATAACGTCCGTGTTCGGCATGGTTGCGGTGGGCGGCGTGGTCGTGAACGACACGTTGGTACTCATGGACCGGTATAACAGGATTCGGGCGGAATCCGCAGCCACGCCGGCCATCGCCGCGGTGAGCGCCGCCGCCCGGCAACGCTTCCGCGCGATTTTCCTGACCACGATCACGACCATAGTCGGCTTGATGCCCGTGATTTACGGAAAGAGCGAAGTGACGCAAGGGCTGCTGCCCATGGTGGTCAGCATGGCGGGAGGGCTGATCGCAGCCGGCGCCGCCCTGCTCTTCTTCGTGCCGGCCCTGGTTCTGATCGTGGACGGAACCCGCGAGGCGATCCTGGGACCCGGCCAGAGCGCATCTTCCGGAGGCGAGGTCGGACCAGGCCTGACAGCCTGA
- a CDS encoding efflux RND transporter periplasmic adaptor subunit, giving the protein MNFLALLKRYFGPVLIVAGGFLLAIVIVATGPRPDRQARPPDAPSVLTIPALKRPAQLSVKAHGTVVPKTESNLVAEVAGRIVAVSPSMVSGGFFSRGDMLLEIERIDYEAALEQARAALASAESELANAELTFGRAEELAATRAVSQADLDQALNQLNVSRAGQRQASAALAQAERDLERTRVTAPYDGRVRSERVDTGQFVSRGESIATLYSIDYAEVRLPIKDQDLAFLPFSLARTDSPSAVKTKAILRAEFAGGTHAWEADVVRTEGELDPLSRVVNVIAQVAEPYEPADGSPPLTVGLFVEADIIGNTIEDVVVVPTSALQTGNRIYVVDTGNRLSFRDAEVVRLTAETAYLRVDVADGEQICVTGLDDAVEGQSVRPAPAPPAPAAPG; this is encoded by the coding sequence ATGAACTTCCTGGCCCTATTGAAGCGCTATTTCGGTCCCGTACTGATCGTGGCGGGAGGCTTCCTGCTGGCAATCGTCATCGTTGCCACGGGTCCCAGGCCGGACCGCCAGGCGCGGCCACCGGACGCTCCCTCGGTTCTGACCATCCCGGCGCTGAAAAGACCCGCGCAGTTGAGCGTCAAAGCGCACGGAACCGTCGTACCCAAGACCGAGAGTAACCTGGTCGCCGAAGTGGCAGGTCGGATTGTCGCCGTTTCTCCCTCCATGGTTTCCGGCGGCTTTTTCTCTAGGGGCGACATGCTGCTGGAAATCGAGCGGATCGACTACGAAGCCGCCCTGGAGCAGGCACGGGCCGCCCTTGCGTCCGCCGAGAGCGAACTCGCCAACGCCGAACTCACGTTCGGCCGGGCGGAAGAACTGGCAGCCACCCGGGCGGTCAGCCAGGCCGATCTCGACCAGGCGCTGAACCAGCTCAACGTGTCCCGCGCGGGCCAGCGCCAGGCTTCGGCCGCACTGGCGCAGGCTGAACGCGACCTGGAACGGACCCGCGTGACCGCGCCGTATGACGGACGGGTGCGGTCCGAGCGTGTGGACACCGGGCAGTTCGTATCGCGCGGCGAGTCCATCGCTACCCTCTACTCCATCGATTACGCCGAGGTGCGCCTGCCGATCAAGGACCAGGACCTTGCCTTTCTGCCCTTCTCCCTCGCGCGTACCGACTCGCCTTCCGCGGTAAAGACCAAGGCGATACTGCGCGCGGAATTTGCCGGTGGCACGCATGCCTGGGAGGCCGACGTGGTCCGGACCGAAGGCGAACTGGACCCCTTGAGCCGCGTCGTCAACGTGATCGCGCAGGTGGCGGAACCGTATGAACCCGCAGACGGGTCGCCGCCGCTGACGGTCGGGCTGTTCGTCGAGGCGGACATCATCGGCAACACGATCGAAGACGTCGTAGTGGTGCCAACTTCGGCGCTGCAGACCGGCAACCGAATCTACGTCGTTGACACCGGCAATCGGCTTTCGTTCCGCGATGCGGAAGTCGTGCGCCTGACCGCCGAGACCGCCTACCTTCGGGTCGATGTAGCGGACGGGGAACAGATTTGCGTAACCGGCCTGGATGACGCCGTCGAAGGCCAGAGCGTTCGCCCGGCGCCCGCCCCGCCCGCTCCCGCCGCGCCCGGATGA
- a CDS encoding TonB-dependent receptor translates to MASVRVAVSSGGAMTRVYIFCLALACAPMTNMATAQEESDAVIEDIVVTAQKREQSLQEVPIAITGIDGDELIGNGADNLADLSGIAPNVSIADLFVPNVAQFSIRGIAFGDPDANAESKTGVMVDGVPRTRTMGLLTNAFDVERIEVLRGPQGTLFGRNNLAGTVRIVSRRPGEEFGGDFRFALGNYDLRKAHLAIDTGAFAGGMFRARLAGASVDRGGFYTNSFNGNELGKRDSRGVRATLDAEFGALDATLILDSEQQDSFGVPLNNYVLEPDGERLDGDPYTVRHDYDGYGESDSSGVTFLSNYETDYGLFSLIASARELDFATYADYDGRAGFRPPPPLPLHVGFVTAHEQRSAEVYFSDLHSERFDYVLGLYFVEEEHVTDILQALLIPPFDRMVPATINRQDARSLAFYAQTDIWLTDRLAAVLGGRHTRDEKDFDSTIFFPRRTQEFARQADWSDSTWRAGFNYFAGEDLMLYANVSTGYKGGGFNSRATLPQNLGPYDPEYVTNYEAGIKGALLEGRLRINAAAFMIEYEDVAAVVRRPGLTRSGTDSILENLGEAELSGLELEAQLAINRSLAVSLNAAWLNSEWTEFMADLNNDGVVTDNSFFDLPAAPEWSFFAAVDYRAPMNAGMLHWHLEARYKSRQAMLAQTNAAFARRPAHSLINGYVAWAPQSRRYRVSVYGRNLTDELFRGSAYLGLFPLNTFSAPRTFGVEVQFNLF, encoded by the coding sequence ATGGCCTCTGTTAGAGTTGCGGTTTCGAGCGGGGGAGCTATGACAAGAGTCTACATTTTCTGTCTGGCGCTTGCGTGCGCGCCAATGACAAACATGGCGACGGCCCAGGAAGAGAGCGACGCCGTCATCGAGGACATCGTCGTTACCGCGCAGAAGCGGGAACAGTCGTTGCAGGAAGTGCCGATCGCCATTACCGGCATCGATGGCGACGAACTGATCGGCAACGGTGCGGACAATCTGGCCGATCTGAGCGGAATAGCGCCGAACGTTTCGATCGCGGACCTGTTCGTTCCGAATGTGGCGCAATTCTCGATACGCGGAATCGCTTTCGGCGATCCGGACGCCAACGCCGAGTCGAAGACGGGCGTCATGGTGGACGGAGTACCTCGCACCCGAACGATGGGCCTGCTCACCAACGCGTTCGACGTCGAGCGGATCGAGGTTCTCCGCGGCCCGCAGGGCACGCTGTTCGGACGCAACAACCTGGCGGGTACGGTCCGGATCGTTTCCCGGCGCCCGGGAGAGGAATTCGGCGGTGATTTCAGGTTTGCGCTGGGCAATTACGACTTGCGAAAAGCCCATCTGGCGATCGATACGGGTGCATTTGCCGGCGGGATGTTCAGAGCGCGCCTGGCGGGCGCAAGCGTGGACCGGGGCGGTTTCTACACCAACTCGTTCAACGGCAACGAACTCGGCAAGAGGGACTCGAGAGGCGTCAGGGCAACCCTGGATGCGGAATTCGGGGCCCTGGACGCCACGCTGATTCTGGATTCCGAGCAACAGGACAGCTTCGGCGTTCCCCTTAACAACTACGTGCTGGAGCCGGACGGCGAGCGTCTCGACGGCGATCCCTACACCGTGCGCCATGATTATGACGGTTACGGCGAATCCGACAGCAGCGGCGTTACTTTCCTGTCCAACTACGAAACGGATTACGGACTCTTCTCGCTGATCGCTTCGGCCCGTGAACTGGATTTCGCGACCTACGCCGATTACGACGGCCGTGCGGGCTTTAGGCCGCCGCCGCCGCTGCCGCTGCACGTGGGTTTCGTCACTGCGCACGAACAGCGAAGCGCCGAGGTGTATTTCAGCGATTTGCATAGCGAGCGCTTCGATTACGTGCTGGGGCTTTATTTCGTCGAGGAGGAACACGTCACCGACATACTGCAGGCCCTCCTGATCCCGCCCTTCGACCGCATGGTGCCGGCCACGATCAACAGGCAGGACGCGCGCTCGCTTGCGTTTTATGCGCAGACGGACATCTGGCTCACCGACAGGCTCGCGGCCGTTCTCGGAGGCAGGCATACCCGCGACGAAAAGGACTTTGATTCCACCATATTTTTCCCGAGAAGGACGCAGGAGTTCGCCCGGCAGGCGGATTGGAGCGATTCGACCTGGAGGGCCGGCTTCAACTACTTCGCCGGGGAAGACCTCATGCTGTACGCGAATGTGTCAACCGGCTACAAGGGCGGGGGATTCAATTCCCGGGCTACCCTGCCGCAAAACCTGGGACCCTATGACCCGGAATACGTAACCAACTACGAGGCGGGCATCAAGGGCGCCTTGCTGGAGGGCCGCCTGCGCATCAATGCGGCCGCGTTCATGATTGAATACGAGGATGTCGCCGCGGTGGTCCGGCGGCCGGGTCTGACCCGCAGCGGCACGGACTCCATCCTGGAAAACCTGGGCGAGGCCGAGCTGTCCGGCCTCGAACTGGAAGCGCAGTTGGCGATCAATCGCAGTCTGGCCGTCAGCCTCAACGCGGCCTGGCTGAATTCCGAATGGACCGAGTTCATGGCCGACCTGAACAACGACGGGGTCGTGACGGACAATTCGTTTTTCGATCTCCCCGCCGCGCCCGAATGGAGCTTCTTCGCTGCGGTGGACTACCGTGCGCCGATGAACGCGGGCATGCTCCACTGGCACCTGGAAGCGCGCTACAAGTCACGCCAGGCGATGCTGGCGCAGACCAATGCCGCATTTGCGCGCCGCCCCGCGCACTCCCTGATCAACGGATACGTGGCCTGGGCGCCGCAAAGCCGCCGTTACCGCGTGTCGGTCTATGGCAGAAACCTGACGGACGAACTCTTTCGCGGCTCCGCCTATCTCGGCCTGTTTCCGCTGAATACCTTCAGTGCGCCACGCACTTTCGGCGTGGAGGTGCAATTCAACCTCTTCTGA
- a CDS encoding amidohydrolase: protein MRTRPQGGSWKNSTGMPESPGDAPALPGNKHNRGGSVMKFRHCIIATVAFCAAGWASGQENMGIAVNGERLAVIDMHLHTGTWAGTPPRFRKRLTDRVPTGFKWTMGVFMNSRLDGDSILSTLDDAGISAGAVFALWSPATTGIATNDHVAKQVAVNPDRLFGFASLRVDHWNQDGPEQLRQMEEAIERHGMVGIKLAHGHQQVRLDDKRLYGVYEIAARQGTPIYLHTGTSPNPGTRTEPAYCDPAYLEDAIRRYPGAIFILGHSGYDSFNRALTHTDSAIDLAQRYPNVYLEPGALGAERAEHVLHDYLERIRAGGVIEKLIYGSDGPQLPGYVQSHLDAFVAGMQEVGYTTGEMRLILADNFTRVFGMPKIVLEDQ from the coding sequence ATGAGGACGCGGCCGCAAGGCGGTTCCTGGAAGAACTCGACCGGCATGCCGGAATCGCCGGGGGACGCGCCCGCTTTGCCCGGAAATAAACACAACCGAGGAGGAAGCGTAATGAAGTTCAGGCATTGCATCATTGCGACTGTCGCGTTTTGTGCCGCTGGTTGGGCCAGCGGGCAGGAGAATATGGGAATTGCCGTCAACGGCGAAAGGCTTGCCGTGATCGACATGCACCTGCATACCGGGACCTGGGCCGGGACGCCACCCCGCTTCAGGAAACGCCTCACGGACCGCGTGCCGACGGGGTTCAAATGGACCATGGGCGTCTTCATGAACAGTCGCCTTGACGGCGACAGCATACTCAGCACGCTGGACGACGCGGGGATCAGTGCCGGAGCGGTGTTCGCGCTGTGGAGTCCGGCCACCACCGGCATCGCCACCAACGACCATGTCGCCAAGCAGGTCGCGGTGAATCCCGACCGTCTGTTCGGATTTGCGAGCCTGCGGGTCGACCACTGGAACCAGGACGGACCCGAGCAATTGCGGCAGATGGAAGAGGCGATCGAGAGGCACGGCATGGTCGGCATCAAGCTCGCGCACGGACACCAGCAGGTCCGTCTGGACGATAAGCGCTTGTACGGGGTGTACGAGATTGCCGCGCGGCAGGGCACGCCCATTTACCTGCACACCGGCACCAGCCCGAATCCGGGTACGCGCACCGAGCCGGCGTATTGCGATCCCGCCTACCTGGAGGACGCCATCCGGCGTTATCCCGGCGCGATATTCATACTCGGCCATTCCGGCTACGACAGTTTCAACCGGGCGCTGACGCATACCGACTCGGCGATCGATCTCGCCCAGCGATATCCGAACGTGTACCTGGAACCCGGCGCTTTGGGCGCCGAGCGGGCGGAACACGTGCTGCACGACTACCTGGAACGGATTCGGGCCGGCGGCGTCATCGAGAAGCTGATCTACGGATCCGACGGCCCGCAGCTTCCCGGCTACGTGCAGTCGCATCTCGACGCGTTCGTCGCGGGGATGCAGGAGGTCGGTTACACGACCGGCGAGATGCGCCTGATCCTGGCCGACAATTTCACGCGAGTCTTCGGCATGCCGAAGATCGTCCTGGAGGATCAGTAA
- a CDS encoding efflux RND transporter periplasmic adaptor subunit yields the protein MNGNGKDTGERRRFAGIAQIALVLAVFAVAIYFARAPEMGGQQTSVVRAQMQDPEVAVAHPVRGQHSLSVSLTGEVRAQGKVGLRSQVAGRVLSVSPALRGGGTFRAGQTLLTIDPTDLEIDLKVKKALLQQQEARLRWRELRAEEKREEFQSRNPGRPVPPLVNNETEIARYQARVDAARAAVEKSELDLARTRYSLPFDGRIVETTAMRGQLVGPLEPFGLAFSRESLEVEAPISLDDLDYLDPAEGRAVRVVANGELFPALVDRVAPIVNRRSRLVRLYVKFADSVPLANIPAPGTFVNLSIEGPAFENSLLLPKAAEQANGTVWVVRGGALEAVTPRSLGRTEAGWIVSDFDTGDGVVLGAVPAAEPGVSVTVVDASRNFRGE from the coding sequence ATGAACGGCAACGGCAAAGATACGGGCGAGCGTCGGCGCTTCGCCGGCATTGCGCAGATCGCACTGGTGCTGGCGGTATTCGCCGTAGCCATTTATTTTGCCCGTGCTCCGGAAATGGGCGGTCAGCAGACATCCGTAGTGCGAGCCCAGATGCAGGATCCGGAGGTCGCCGTTGCGCATCCGGTCAGGGGCCAACATTCCCTCAGCGTTTCCCTGACCGGCGAAGTGCGGGCCCAGGGCAAGGTCGGCCTGCGTTCCCAGGTTGCCGGACGTGTGCTTTCCGTCTCCCCGGCATTGCGTGGCGGAGGGACATTTCGCGCCGGACAGACCCTGCTGACGATCGACCCGACCGACTTGGAGATCGACCTCAAGGTCAAGAAAGCACTCCTGCAGCAGCAGGAGGCGCGCTTGCGCTGGCGGGAATTGCGGGCCGAGGAGAAGCGCGAAGAGTTTCAGAGCCGGAACCCTGGCCGGCCGGTTCCGCCGCTGGTCAACAACGAAACCGAAATCGCACGCTATCAGGCCCGGGTGGACGCCGCCAGGGCGGCGGTGGAGAAATCCGAACTGGACCTGGCGCGAACCCGCTACTCGCTGCCCTTTGACGGTCGGATCGTGGAAACGACCGCGATGCGGGGACAGCTCGTCGGTCCGCTGGAGCCTTTCGGCCTGGCGTTTTCGAGAGAGTCCCTGGAAGTGGAGGCGCCCATTTCCCTGGATGATCTGGATTACCTGGACCCGGCCGAGGGAAGAGCAGTGCGGGTTGTTGCGAATGGAGAGCTCTTTCCCGCCCTTGTGGATCGCGTGGCGCCGATCGTCAACCGGCGCAGCCGCCTGGTACGCCTCTACGTAAAGTTCGCCGATTCGGTCCCGCTGGCAAACATTCCGGCGCCGGGAACCTTCGTCAACCTGTCGATCGAGGGCCCGGCATTCGAGAACTCGCTGTTGCTTCCGAAAGCGGCGGAGCAGGCCAACGGGACGGTGTGGGTGGTTCGCGGCGGCGCGCTTGAAGCCGTAACGCCCCGATCGCTGGGCCGCACCGAGGCCGGCTGGATTGTTTCGGACTTCGATACCGGGGATGGCGTGGTGCTGGGGGCCGTCCCTGCCGCGGAACCCGGGGTTTCCGTGACGGTAGTGGATGCATCACGAAACTTCCGGGGGGAATAA